One Cucurbita pepo subsp. pepo cultivar mu-cu-16 chromosome LG07, ASM280686v2, whole genome shotgun sequence genomic region harbors:
- the LOC111799184 gene encoding D-aminoacyl-tRNA deacylase: protein MTMVTLLVATTIDPASINPANELLAMPGWSPGPSLQDIKSFANRDVRLLLHDKSIVAEDDLDNRWEELTGEVVDEVIFFSRHTAVSNRPALTVHPIGVPHLLDGEVPLQGGKPGWAAPPSPRIGPWLRLLKTIAESHNLVPEFEITLEGTHHGPITNKRTLFLEIGSTEDYWCRQDAAKVIALLVWEGLAIGGGIDVGNWNREHSKNNKVLLGIGGGHYAPRHMDIVLKDGVWVSHLLSGYSLPMEDPKLSNGNTSDKSIGGSWKQSIKASYEATTSAFPGGEIIAHLDHKSFKSWQKTAITGFLGELGVKIGKPKDFY from the exons ATGACCATGGTGACGCTACTGGTGGCAACGACGATCGATCCAGCATCCATCAATCCCGCTAATGAGCTCCTCGCCATGCCCGGATGGAGCCCTGGCCCTTCTCTCCAG GATATAAAAAGCTTCGCTAATCGAGATGTGAGGTTACTGCTACACGATAAGAGCATTGTGGCTGAGGACGATCTCGATAATCGATGGGAGGAGCTCACCGGCGAGGTGGTGGACGAGGTCATTTTCTTCAGCCGTCATACTGCCGTTTCGAATCGTCCTGCTCTCACTGTTCATCCGATCG GGGTTCCTCATCTGCTGGATGGAGAAGTTCCGCTGCAAGGAGGGAAGCCTGGATGGGCGGCGCCGCCGAGCCCTCGTATAGGCCCCTGGCTGAGGCTCTTGAAAACCATTGCAGAATCCCATAATCTAGTGCCAGAGTTTGAG ATTACGTTGGAGGGTACTCATCATGGACCTATTACAAATAAACGAACCCTGTTTCTGGAAATTG GCAGTACCGAGGATTATTGGTGTAGGCAAGATGCTGCCAAAGTTATTGCTCTA CTAGTCTGGGAAGGACTTGCTATTGGAGGAGGAATCGATGTCGGAAATTGGAACAG GGAACATAGCAAGAACAATAAAGTTCTTCTTGGTATCGGGGGTGGACATTATGCACCTCGTCACATGGACATAGTTCT AAAAGATGGAGTTTGGGTGAGCCACTTGCTCTCTGGATATTCCTTGCCAATGGAAGATCCAAAGCTTTCAAATGGCAATACAAGCGACAAAAGCATCGGCGGGAGCTGGAAACAGTCGATTAAAGCATCGTACGAGGCTACTACTTCGGCTTTCCCTGGCGGAGAGATCATAGCACACCTCGATCACAA GAGTTTCAAGAGCTGGCAGAAGACTGCCATAACAGGGTTCTTGGGTGAACTGGGCGTTAAAATTGGCAAGCCAAAGGACTTCTACTGA
- the LOC111799296 gene encoding uncharacterized protein LOC111799296 isoform X1, producing MKLESDPPFYSSMTSSDCVPESIECNYNTELQHQIVSIDPIGLLCQEKINHEDAIQSPSSTGGGNSCLTTKINHSSVDCFDDNAEGINAFMSSSGKKSSDSYVDKSVMECQMSKMIVCDKEINVNDVKDICIDEGVPSLVNFIFRSTDEKSSYKTLPLNQNEGSIKEQKNSSEVLESIADNKKISLEDHFATDWSTHNDAKDLNQIEEAKLNQSEPQVPVQKLVRESHSSESLDNLGIQISSEKGNSEDPASAFKPVESCNDNSALGTEAESPNENIPTQHPSAHNNEFEKGSTTLNLNSISPMANAEEELHGNINSDYPGPKTSSAGTQECYGSNDSAFGTQVSTSRLISSQTAHDSGESSFSALDPLASLVTYSGPIAYSGSISLRSESSTTSTRSFAFPILQSEWNSSPVKMVKAERRHYRKYRGWREGLLCCRF from the exons ATGAAACTGG AAAGTGACCCTCCATTTTACTCTTCAATGACCAGCTCAGATTGTGTTCCAGAATCTATTGAATGCAATTACAATACTGAGTTGCAACACCAGATCGTTAGTATCGATCCAATTGGTCTCTTGTGTCAAGAAAAGATAAACCACGAGGATGCCATTCAATCTCCATCTTCAACTGGTGGTGGGAATAGTTGCCTGACCACTAAAATTAACCACTCGTCGGTAGATTGTTTTGATGATAATGCTGAAGGTATTAATGCATTTATGTCATCATCTGGTAAGAAATCCTCAGACTCGTATGTGGACAAAAGTGTCATGGAATGTCAAATGTCGAAAATGATAGTATGTGACAAGGAAATTAATGTCAATGATGTGAAGGACATCTGTATTGATGAAGGGGTGCCTTCTTTGGTCAACTTCATCTTTAGGAGTACGGATGAGAAGTCAAGCTACAAAACCCTGCCTTTGAACCAAAATGAAGGTTctataaaagaacaaaagaattcTTCTGAGGTGTTGGAGTCCATTgcagataataaaaaaatctctttaGAAGATCACTTTGCCACGGACTGGAGTACTCATAATGATGCCAAGGATCTGAATCAGATAGAGGAAGCAAAACTCAATCAAAGTGAACCACAAGTTCCGGTGCAAAAGCTAGTTAGGGAAAGTCACTCTTCCGAGTCTTTAGACAACCTAGGTATCCAG ATATCTAGTGAAAAAGGCAACTCGGAAGACCCTGCTTCAGCTTTCAAACCCGTTGAATCTTGCAATGACAATTCTGCTCTGGGAACTGAGGCAGAATCACCAAATGAAAACATTCCAACACAACACCCTTCAGCTCATAATAATGAATTTGAGAAGGGAAGTACTACATTGAATCTCAATTCAATCTCTCCCATGGCCAATGCTGAAGAAGAACTCCATGGAAATATCAACTCAGACTACCCAGGACCCAAGACCAGTAGCGCTGGGACACAGGAGTGTTATGGAAGTAACGATTCTGCATTCGGAACCCAAGTTTCGACAAGTCGATTAATTTCAAGCCAGACTGCACACGACAGTGGCGAGTCTAGTTTCTCTGCTCTAGATCCATTAGCTAGCCTTGTTACTTACTCGGGGCCAATAGCTTATTCTGGAAGCATCTCTCTTCGATCGGAAAGTAGCACGACAAGCACCCGCTCTTTTGCCTTCCCTAT ATTACAGTCTGAATGGAATAGCAGCCCGGTTAAAATGGTAAAAGCTGAAAGGAGGCATTACCGGAAGTACAGAGGATGGAGGGAGGGGCTTCTATGCTGCAGATTCTGA
- the LOC111798723 gene encoding transcription factor BIM2-like produces the protein MRTAKSVQEDEEYEEDELVAKREGPASTYNANSSIGNSKDGKNNDKANAIRSKHSVTEQRRRSKINERFQILRDLIPHSDQKRDTVSFLLEVIEYVQYLQEKVQKYEGSYQNWGGEPTKLIPWRNSHWRMPTFVGHPESVKNGSASGPMYSGKFDDNNTSISPAMLASSQNPLESHAGRDILQDADXAGRDILQDADTTNKVPLPMSLEGNTQASIRSDGVHDQSLHFSRKIRKENTKTRSTS, from the exons ATGAGAACGGCGAAAAGCGTTCAGGAAGACGAAGAGTACGAGGAGGACGAGCTGGTTGCTAAAAGAGAGGGGCCTGCTTCTACTTACAACGCAAACAGTAGCATCGGAAACAGCAAAG ATGGGAAGAACAATGATAAGGCTAATGCCATAAGGTCAAAGCACTCAGTCACGGAACAGCGCAGAAGAAGCAAGATTAATGAGAG ATTCCAGATTTTGAGAGATCTTATACCTCACAGCGACCAAAAGAGAGATACCGTATCGTTCTTATTGGAG GTGATTGAGTATGTACAGTATTTACAGGAAAAGGTGCAGAAATACGAGGGTTCATATCAGAATTGGGGTGGGGAACCTACTAAGTTGATACCATGG AGAAATAGTCATTGGCGTATGCCGACTTTTGTTGGCCATCCCGAGTCTGTAAAAAATGGTTCTGCTTCAGGACCAATGTATTCGGGGAAGTTTGATGACAACAACACTTCAATTTCACCAGCCATGCTTGCGAGCTCACAGAATCCTCTCGAGTCCCACGCAGGCAGAGATATTCTACAGGATGCTGACANCGCAGGCAGAGATATTCTACAGGATGCTGACACAACAAATAAAGTTCCACTTCCCATGTCTCTGGAAGGAAATACTCAAGCTTCTATCCGTAGTGATGGTGTTCATGATCAATCTCTCCATTTTTCaagaaagataagaaaagagaatactAAAACCAGATCTACTAGTTGA
- the LOC111798307 gene encoding phosphatidylinositol 4-kinase gamma 7-like — MHRKLDSPVQTQMAVAAAFTSPLSGGEYGGSKRMEGRQATGRRRVFVQTDTGCVLGMELDWSDNAHTVKRRLQLALNVPTDESSLTFGDTVLKNDLSGVRNDSPLLLTRNILHRSSSTPCLSPTGRDIQQRDQSGPIEILGHSDCFVRIKQLVCEIIKATKIGVDPIPVHSGLGGAYYFRNNRGESVAIVKPTDEEPFAPNNPKGYVGKALGEPGLKRSVRVGETGFREVAAYLLDYNHFANVPATALVKITHSIFNVNDGVNGNKPSRKKLVSKIASFQEFIPHDFDASDYGTSSFPVVGVHRIGILDIRVFNTDRHGGNLLVRKLDGVGRFGQVELIPIDHGLCLPETLEDPYFEWIHWPQASIPFSEDELKYIKDLNPFKDSEMLRMELPMIREGCLRVLILCTIFLKEAAAFGLCLAEIGEMMTREFHSGEEDPSELELICIKARQLIDEREVLSPQADDLSDEGFQFDIDCDEMESAFTQEVESDDFFPTTPFRFGIEEENGEEDERGGYLDLFTSKRIPTISKLSMSLKNTNLGEKNKKHAKYFGTRPENGYIMTNASSSGRRSANEQLPASVTFVKLADMNEEVWSLFLEKFQELLPPAFVKRKSTTLGQWQRQRLGTSCQF; from the coding sequence ATGCATCGTAAATTGGACAGTCCAGTCCAGACGCAAATGGCGGTGGCGGCAGCCTTTACGAGTCCTCTCAGTGGTGGAGAATATGGCGGCAGCAAGAGGATGGAAGGCAGGCAGGCTACAGGGAGGAGAAGGGTCTTTGTGCAAACCGACACTGGTTGTGTCCTGGGGATGGAATTGGATTGGAGTGATAATGCTCATACTGTGAAGAGGAGGTTGCAGCTTGCGCTCAATGTACCCACTGATGAGAGCTCCTTGACATTTGGTGATACGGTGCTCAAGAACGACCTCAGTGGCGTACGAAATGATTCCCCACTTCTTCTTACGCGAAACATTTTGCATAGAAGCTCGTCAACTCCATGTCTCTCGCCTACTGGAAGGGATATCCAGCAAAGAGATCAGAGTGGCCCTATTGAGATATTGGGGCATTCTGATTGCTTTGTTAGGATAAAACAACTGGTTTGTGAGATTATAAAAGCTACTAAAATCGGTGTAGATCCTATTCCTGTTCATAGTGGACTTGGTGGTGCATACTATTTCAGAAATAACAGAGGTGAGAGCGTTGCGATTGTGAAGCCTACAGATGAAGAACCTTTTGCACCAAACAATCCAAAAGGGTATGTTGGTAAAGCTCTAGGTGAACCTGGGTTAAAACGATCAGTGCGTGTTGGAGAGACTGGATTTCGCGAGGTTGCAGCTTATCTTCTCGACTATAATCACTTTGCTAATGTGCCTGCCACTGCCCTGGTGAAGATTACCCACTCGATCTTCAATGTCAATGATGGAGTAAATGGTAACAAGCCAAGCAGGAAGAAATTGGTTAGCAAGATTGCATCGTTCCAAGAATTCATACCACATGACTTTGATGCCAGTGATTACGGGACTTCCAGCTTCCCAGTTGTGGGTGTTCATCGTATAGGCATTCTAGACATTAGAGTTTTTAACACAGATAGGCATGGCGGAAATCTTTTAGTTAGGAAACTTGATGGTGTTGGGAGGTTTGGTCAAGTGGAACTTATTCCAATTGATCATGGACTCTGCCTGCCTGAAACATTAGAGGATCCATATTTCGAGTGGATTCATTGGCCACAGGCTTCAATTCCATTCTCAGAAGATGAGCTCAAGTATATCAAAGATCTCAATCCATTTAAAGATAGTGAAATGCTCAGGATGGAGCTTCCCATGATCCGTGAGGGTTGTCTCAGAGTTCTGATTCTCTGCACTATCTTCCTCAAGGAAGCTGCTGCATTTGGTCTCTGTCTTGCTGAAATTGGCGAGATGATGACTAGAGAGTTTCACAGCGGAGAGGAGGATCCCAGTGAACTGGAACTCATATGCATCAAGGCTAGGCAGCTGATCGATGAAAGAGAGGTCTTATCTCCCCAGGCTGATGATTTAAGCGATGAGGGATTTCAGTTTGATATAGACTGCGATGAAATGGAGTCAGCCTTTACCCAAGAGGTAGAATCCGATGATTTTTTCCCAACAACACCATTTCGTTTCGGGATCGAGGAAGAAAACGGCGAGGAAGACGAGCGAGGGGGCTACCTCGATTTGTTTACTTCCAAAAGGATTCCAACTATTTCAAAGCTTTCAATGTCACTGAAGAATACCAATCTAGGTgagaagaataagaaacaCGCGAAGTACTTTGGAACAAGACCTGAGAACGGATACATAATGACCAATGCATCATCCTCCGGGCGCCGGAGTGCAAATGAACAGCTTCCAGCCAGTGTAACCTTTGTGAAGCTAGCAGACATGAATGAGGAAGTTTGGTCATTGTTTTTAGAGAAGTTTCAAGAGCTACTTCCCCCGGCATTTGTTAAGCGAAAATCCACCACTCTTGGTCAATGGCAGAGGCAAAGGCTTGGCACTTCTTGCCAATTTTGA
- the LOC111799296 gene encoding uncharacterized protein LOC111799296 isoform X2, giving the protein MACINNETGSDCVPESIECNYNTELQHQIVSIDPIGLLCQEKINHEDAIQSPSSTGGGNSCLTTKINHSSVDCFDDNAEGINAFMSSSGKKSSDSYVDKSVMECQMSKMIVCDKEINVNDVKDICIDEGVPSLVNFIFRSTDEKSSYKTLPLNQNEGSIKEQKNSSEVLESIADNKKISLEDHFATDWSTHNDAKDLNQIEEAKLNQSEPQVPVQKLVRESHSSESLDNLGIQISSEKGNSEDPASAFKPVESCNDNSALGTEAESPNENIPTQHPSAHNNEFEKGSTTLNLNSISPMANAEEELHGNINSDYPGPKTSSAGTQECYGSNDSAFGTQVSTSRLISSQTAHDSGESSFSALDPLASLVTYSGPIAYSGSISLRSESSTTSTRSFAFPILQSEWNSSPVKMVKAERRHYRKYRGWREGLLCCRF; this is encoded by the exons ATGGCGTGTATTAACAATGAAACTGG CTCAGATTGTGTTCCAGAATCTATTGAATGCAATTACAATACTGAGTTGCAACACCAGATCGTTAGTATCGATCCAATTGGTCTCTTGTGTCAAGAAAAGATAAACCACGAGGATGCCATTCAATCTCCATCTTCAACTGGTGGTGGGAATAGTTGCCTGACCACTAAAATTAACCACTCGTCGGTAGATTGTTTTGATGATAATGCTGAAGGTATTAATGCATTTATGTCATCATCTGGTAAGAAATCCTCAGACTCGTATGTGGACAAAAGTGTCATGGAATGTCAAATGTCGAAAATGATAGTATGTGACAAGGAAATTAATGTCAATGATGTGAAGGACATCTGTATTGATGAAGGGGTGCCTTCTTTGGTCAACTTCATCTTTAGGAGTACGGATGAGAAGTCAAGCTACAAAACCCTGCCTTTGAACCAAAATGAAGGTTctataaaagaacaaaagaattcTTCTGAGGTGTTGGAGTCCATTgcagataataaaaaaatctctttaGAAGATCACTTTGCCACGGACTGGAGTACTCATAATGATGCCAAGGATCTGAATCAGATAGAGGAAGCAAAACTCAATCAAAGTGAACCACAAGTTCCGGTGCAAAAGCTAGTTAGGGAAAGTCACTCTTCCGAGTCTTTAGACAACCTAGGTATCCAG ATATCTAGTGAAAAAGGCAACTCGGAAGACCCTGCTTCAGCTTTCAAACCCGTTGAATCTTGCAATGACAATTCTGCTCTGGGAACTGAGGCAGAATCACCAAATGAAAACATTCCAACACAACACCCTTCAGCTCATAATAATGAATTTGAGAAGGGAAGTACTACATTGAATCTCAATTCAATCTCTCCCATGGCCAATGCTGAAGAAGAACTCCATGGAAATATCAACTCAGACTACCCAGGACCCAAGACCAGTAGCGCTGGGACACAGGAGTGTTATGGAAGTAACGATTCTGCATTCGGAACCCAAGTTTCGACAAGTCGATTAATTTCAAGCCAGACTGCACACGACAGTGGCGAGTCTAGTTTCTCTGCTCTAGATCCATTAGCTAGCCTTGTTACTTACTCGGGGCCAATAGCTTATTCTGGAAGCATCTCTCTTCGATCGGAAAGTAGCACGACAAGCACCCGCTCTTTTGCCTTCCCTAT ATTACAGTCTGAATGGAATAGCAGCCCGGTTAAAATGGTAAAAGCTGAAAGGAGGCATTACCGGAAGTACAGAGGATGGAGGGAGGGGCTTCTATGCTGCAGATTCTGA
- the LOC111798308 gene encoding transcription factor BIM2-like, giving the protein MRTAKSVQEDEEYEEDELVAKREGPASTYNANSSIGNSKDGKHNDKANAIRSKHSVTEQRRRSKINERFQILRDLIPHSDQKRDTVSFLLEVIEYVQYLQEKVQKYEGSYQNWSGEPTKLIPWRNSHWRMPTFVGHPESVKNGSASGPMYSGKFDDNNISISPAMLASSQNPLESHTGRDILQDADITNKVPLPMSLEGNTHASIRSDGVHDQSLHVPISDAQTTECPITNNASSQPEEMSIQGGTISVSSLYSEGLLNSLTQALQNTGLDLSQASISVQIDLGKRANKRTPCGTPIYKETGNPPSGHPSMAHEGDLDSEDDSDQVKKRRRT; this is encoded by the exons ATGAGAACGGCGAAAAGCGTTCAGGAAGACGAAGAGTACGAGGAGGACGAGCTGGTTGCTAAAAGAGAGGGGCCTGCTTCTACTTACAACGCAAACAGTAGCATCGGAAACAGCAAAG ATGGGAAGCACAATGATAAGGCTAATGCCATAAGGTCGAAGCACTCAGTCACGGAACAGCGCAGAAGAAGCAAGATTAATGAGAG ATTCCAGATTTTGAGAGATCTTATACCTCACAGCGACCAAAAGAGAGATACCGTGTCGTTCTTATTGGAG GTGATTGAGTATGTACAGTATTTACAGGAAAAGGTGCAGAAATACGAGGGTTCATATCAGAATTGGAGTGGGGAACCTACTAAGTTGATACCATGG AGAAATAGTCATTGGCGTATGCCGACTTTTGTTGGCCATCCCGAGTCTGTAAAAAATGGTTCTGCTTCAGGACCAATGTATTCAGGGAAGTTTGATGACAACAACATTTCAATTTCACCAGCCATGCTTGCGAGCTCACAGAATCCTCTCGAGTCCCACACAGGCAGAGATATTCTACAGGATGCTGACATCACAAATAAAGTTCCACTTCCCATGTCTCTGGAAGGAAATACTCATGCTTCTATCCGTAGTGATGGTGTTCATGATCAATCTCTCCACGTTCCAATTTCTGATGCACAGACAACAGAGTGTCCCATCACCAACAATGCATCAAGCCAACCGGAGGAGATGAGCATTCAAGGAGGGACAATAAGCGTTTCGAGTCTTTATTCAGAAGG GTTATTGAACAGCTTGACTCAAGCTCTGCAGAATACTGGACTGGATTTGTCACAGGCTAGTATCTCCGTTCAGATTGATCTGGGCAAGCGAGCGAATAAGAGAACGCCATGCGGAACCCCTATTTATAAG GAAACTGGGAATCCTCCCTCCGGCCACCCATCAATGGCACATGAAGGGGACCTGGACAGTGAAGACGACTCAGATCAAGTCAAAAAGCGGCGTAGGACATGA